Proteins encoded together in one Carya illinoinensis cultivar Pawnee chromosome 3, C.illinoinensisPawnee_v1, whole genome shotgun sequence window:
- the LOC122302700 gene encoding AUGMIN subunit 6-like, whose translation MTMDREKEREIELESAMYTNCLLLGLDPAVIGVGGSNGTPRVGLFRHSNPKLGEQLLYFILSSLRGPIQSTKDFDKVWPIFDSAQSRDFRKVVQGIISELESQGALPRSNSRVSSLATCCGPRFVELLWQLSLHALREVHRRTFAADIASNPLPASLTDVAFSHAATLLPVTKARIALERRRFLKNAETAVQRQAMWSNLAHEMTAEFRGLCAEEAFLQQELEKLHDLRNKVKLEGELWDDLVSSSSQNSHLVAKATRLWESILARKSQHEVLASGPIEDLIAHREHRYRISGSSLLAAMDQSSQVSYSDVLSVEPGDLHSTWMDEKEQSDGIHVNSNREKLKKNVDSSNSQLNDGTLSRVDDRSGRVQPTVDVAEIIRRWTHALQRIHKQSLHLAKANNGEGPEILRTSQDGGTGGHAESLAATLAEHQQHLASFQVLINQLKEVAPAIQQSISECTEKVQNISCALPSMTRHCSQSTSPLQAQSSGRTLESSTDDVAEVTTKMSTILLDKVSASPPALKLPQLFSLTPNSSGKGGNMQKRNTSAPLTNPIENHPERKSQDQTRTSKQVENMPQDRDNTYVQNMKRSVREAALLMKSCNSESLRNNHSDESSEHFFVPLSTAGFSHLGAENKVSSFRSKRLFVSQADNSLLENQAPDGSVRSKYDEFPDMLNDLDSLNEYDSINGFLSVSDSNCATSDAKRSFYDFEESQEQVFSPPLLMDTSLSADSYEDLLAPLSETETALMEH comes from the exons ATGACGATggacagagagaaagagagagagatagagctagAGAGCGCAATGTACACTAACTGCTTGTTGTTAGGGCTGGATCCGGCTGTTATCGGAGTCGGAGGCTCCAATGGTACTCCTCGGGTCGGACTCTTCCGCCACTCCAACCCTAAATTAGGCGAACAGCTTCTCTACTTCATCCTCTCATCCCTCCGTGGCCCAATTCAATCCACCAAA GATTTCGACAAGGTCTGGCCAATCTTCGACTCTGCACAATCGAGGGATTTCCGAAAG GTTGTGCAAGGGATTATTAGTGAGCTCGAATCGCAAGGTGCACTTCCGAGGAGCAATTCGAGGGTTTCCTCGCTCGCTACGTGTTGTGGGCCGAG GTTTGTTGAACTCTTGTGGCAACTTTCTTTGCATGCTTTGCGAGAGGTTCATAGGCGAACTTTTGCAGCTGACATAGCTTCTAATCCACTGCCTGCATCATTGACAGATGTAGCCTTTTCTCATGCAGCTACGCTACTTCCTGTCACAAAG GCAAGGATAGCACTTGAACGGAGGAGATTTCTTAAGAATGCAGAAACAGCGGTACAGCGACAGGCCATGTGGTCAAATTTGGCTCATGAAATGACTGCAGAGTTTCGTGGTCTCTGTGCTGAAGAG GCTTTTTTGCAGCAAGAGCTGGAAAAACTGCATGACTTGAGGAATAAAGTGAAGTTGGAAGGGGAACTTTGGGATGACCTTGTATCTAGTTCAAGCCAGAATTCCCATTTAGTTGCAAAGGCTACTCGCTTGTGGGAGTCTATATTAGCTCGAAAAA GTCAACATGAAGTTCTTGCTTCAGGTCCTATTGAGGACTTGATAGCTCACCGTGAGCATAG GTACCGCATCTCTGGATCATCTTTGCTTGCAGCTATGGATCAGAGTTCTCAGGTTTCTTATTCAGATGTCTTGTCTGTTGAGCCTGGTGACCTTCATTCAACATGGATGGATGAAAAAGAGCAGAGTGATGGAATACATGTCAATTCAAATAGGGAAAAGCTGAAGAAGAATGTAGATTCATCCAATTCACAATTAAATGATGGAACACTTTCTCGAGTAGATGATAGGAGTGGAAGAGTTCAGCCCACCGTTGATGTAGCTGAAATCATCAGGCGTTGGACACATGCTTTACAGCGTATTCATAAGCAGTCACTTCATCTG GCAAAAGCTAATAATGGAGAAGGCCCAGAAATTTTACGAACCTCACAGGATGGGGGTACAGGTGGCCACGCTGAGTCATTAGCTGCAACTCTTGCTGAGCATCAGCAACACTTGGCTAGCTTTCAG GTACTCATTAACCAACTTAAGGAAGTTGCTCCGGCCATACAGCAGTCAATATCAGAGTGTACAGAGAAAGTCCAGAATATATCTTGTGCTCTGCCTTCCATGACCAGACATTGTAGCCAATCAACCTCACCTCTTCAGGCTCAAAGCAGTGGAAGGACATTG GAAAGTAGCACTGATGATGTTGCTGAGGTGACTACAAAAATGTCTACCATTCTGCTTGACAAGGTCTCAGCCAGTCCTCCTGCTTTAAAGCTCCCACAGTTGTTTAGCTTGACACCAAACTCTTCTGGAAAAGGTGGAAATATGCAAAAACGAAACACTTCAGCTCCTCTAACAAACCCAATAGAAAACCATCCTGAAAGGAAATCTCAGGACCAGACTCGTACGAGTAAACAAGTTGAAAATATGCCTCAAG ATAGGGATAATACTTACGTTCAGAACATGAAGAGATCTGTAAGAGAAGCTGCTCTGTTGATGAAATCTTGTAATTCAGAATCATTACGAAACAATCATTCTGATGAAAGCTCTGAGCACTTCTTTGTACCTCTATCAACAGCTGGGTTCTCTCATCTGGGTGCAGAAAACAAAGTGTCTTCTTTTAGGAGTAAAAGGTTGTTTGTATCTCAAGCAGACAATTCCTTGCTTGAGAATCAAGCTCCTGATGGTAGTGTCAGGAGCAAGTATGATGAGTTTCCAGACATGTTAAATGATTTGGATTCACTCAATGAATATGACAGCATAAATGGGTTTCTCTCAGTCAGCGACTCAAATTGTGCAACTTCCGATGCAAAAAGATCGTTTTATGACTTTGAGGAATCTCAGGAGCAGGTCTTCTCACCTCCTTTGCTAATGGACACATCGCTATCAGCAGATTCTTACGAAGACTTGCTTG
- the LOC122302702 gene encoding plant UBX domain-containing protein 1-like isoform X1 yields the protein MFVDAPVPLPLKRRRLANVDPMEVEAAKAKFAAIKEKFGREIRVFETSAASPSSHEVSNSAEETDDFYEFTAEDYYRISASKKEDKFLKTRKIREAEEAARKSKITKAVIRVRFPDHHTLEVTFHASETLQSLVDLLKKVVTRPELPFYIYTAPPKKQITDMPQDFYNAGFVPGAIVYFSYDLREGDDSTDANSAPFLQEEIMSLKDLDFSTEQSQKAEAVQSAPESVPVAPTPLVQEHKPAGKKPVKPKWLKM from the exons ATGTTTGTTGATGCTCCGGTTCCACTGCCTTTGAAGAGAAGAAGACTCGCGAACGTTGATCCCATGGAGGTTGAAGCGGCCAAg GCGAAGTTTGCagctattaaagaaaaatttggaCGAGAAATTCGTGTGTTTGAAACATCAGCAGCTTCTCCATCATCACATGAAGTGTCCAATAGTG CAGAGGAGACAGATGATTTCTATGAGTTTACTGCTGAGGATTATTATCGAATTTCTGCTTCTAAAAAGGAAG ATAAATTCTTGAAGACACGAAAAATTCGAGAAGCAGAAGAAGCGGCTCGCAAGTCAAAAATAACAAAG GCTGTCATTAGGGTTCGCTTTCCTGATCATCACACATTAGAGGTCACATTTCATGCATCAGAAACACTTCAGAGCTTGGTTGATCTTCTCAAGAAAGTGGTTACTCGACCAGAACTGCCATTCTATATAT ATACCGCTCCTCCTAAGAAGCAGATAACAGACATGCCTCAAGATTTTTACAATGCTGGATTTGTTCCCGGAGCAATTGTGTATTTTTCTTATGATCTACGAGAAG GTGATGATTCTACAGATGCAAATTCAGCTCCCTTCCTTCAGGAAGAGATCATGTCTTTGAAAGATCTGGACTTTAGTACTGAGCAGAGCCAGAAGGCAGAGGCTGTTCAGTCTGCACCAGAATCTGTACCAGTAGCACCCACCCCCCTCGTTCAAGAACACAAACCTGCAGGGAAAAAGCCTGTTAAGCCCAAGTGGCTGAAAATGTGA
- the LOC122302702 gene encoding plant UBX domain-containing protein 1-like isoform X2 — protein MFVDAPVPLPLKRRRLANVDPMEVEAAKAKFAAIKEKFGREIRVFETSAASPSSHEVSNSEETDDFYEFTAEDYYRISASKKEDKFLKTRKIREAEEAARKSKITKAVIRVRFPDHHTLEVTFHASETLQSLVDLLKKVVTRPELPFYIYTAPPKKQITDMPQDFYNAGFVPGAIVYFSYDLREGDDSTDANSAPFLQEEIMSLKDLDFSTEQSQKAEAVQSAPESVPVAPTPLVQEHKPAGKKPVKPKWLKM, from the exons ATGTTTGTTGATGCTCCGGTTCCACTGCCTTTGAAGAGAAGAAGACTCGCGAACGTTGATCCCATGGAGGTTGAAGCGGCCAAg GCGAAGTTTGCagctattaaagaaaaatttggaCGAGAAATTCGTGTGTTTGAAACATCAGCAGCTTCTCCATCATCACATGAAGTGTCCAATAGTG AGGAGACAGATGATTTCTATGAGTTTACTGCTGAGGATTATTATCGAATTTCTGCTTCTAAAAAGGAAG ATAAATTCTTGAAGACACGAAAAATTCGAGAAGCAGAAGAAGCGGCTCGCAAGTCAAAAATAACAAAG GCTGTCATTAGGGTTCGCTTTCCTGATCATCACACATTAGAGGTCACATTTCATGCATCAGAAACACTTCAGAGCTTGGTTGATCTTCTCAAGAAAGTGGTTACTCGACCAGAACTGCCATTCTATATAT ATACCGCTCCTCCTAAGAAGCAGATAACAGACATGCCTCAAGATTTTTACAATGCTGGATTTGTTCCCGGAGCAATTGTGTATTTTTCTTATGATCTACGAGAAG GTGATGATTCTACAGATGCAAATTCAGCTCCCTTCCTTCAGGAAGAGATCATGTCTTTGAAAGATCTGGACTTTAGTACTGAGCAGAGCCAGAAGGCAGAGGCTGTTCAGTCTGCACCAGAATCTGTACCAGTAGCACCCACCCCCCTCGTTCAAGAACACAAACCTGCAGGGAAAAAGCCTGTTAAGCCCAAGTGGCTGAAAATGTGA